One segment of Coffea arabica cultivar ET-39 chromosome 7c, Coffea Arabica ET-39 HiFi, whole genome shotgun sequence DNA contains the following:
- the LOC113699436 gene encoding pectinesterase-like, whose amino-acid sequence MSKVVLLALLFPLAMGCSDALPSDFAFNATVSLSRPGAFRKVMDAIAAAPSGSESRYYIHVEAGVYQEIVCISKEKTNIALIGDGADVTKITMNRKVPDFETWETATFSVYGDGFMAQFIAFENPAGEGNQAVALLSEADQSSFYRCRFLGYHDTLYAKAGAQFYRECDIYGTVDFIFGHAAAVFQLCHLYALPAASEMITFTAQGNKNDGKKSGFVIHNCMLTTAPRARAPGSKNEFNGAYLGRPWTSLSTVIVMQSFLDSFINPAGWLEWPGHSTSTVTYREYLNSGPGAATGGRVPWPGYKVLSQPSDAMPFTVGQFIVGDSWLPETGIPYTSGLF is encoded by the exons ATGTCGAAGGTTGTTCTCTTGGCTCTTCTATTTCCGTTGGCAATGGGTTGTTCTGATGCCCTACCAAGTGACTTTGCTTTTAATGCTACCGTGTCTTTGTCAAGACCGGGAGCGTTCAGGAAGGTGATGGACGCCATCGCCGCGGCCCCAAGCGGCAGCGAGTCCAGGTACTACATACATGTTGAGGCGGGTGTCTACCAGGAGATCGTATGCATCTCCAAGGAAAAGACCAATATTGCTTTGATAGGGGACGGTGCAGATGTCACCAAGATCACCATGAACAGAAAGGTCCCTGACTTCGAAACTTGGGAAACAGCCACCTTCT CTGTTTATGGAGACGGATTCATGGCCCAGTTTATTGCATTTGAGAACCCCGCAGGAGAGGGCAATCAAGCCGTAGCACTTCTGAGCGAAGCTGACCAGTCATCGTTCTACAGATGCCGGTTCCTCGGGTATCACGACACCTTGTACGCAAAAGCTGGGGCGCAATTCTACAGAGAATGCGATATCTATGGAACCGTGGACTTCATCTTTGGTCACGCAGCAGCAGTTTTCCAGCTATGCCACCTTTATGCCCTCCCAGCCGCCAGCGAAATGATCACCTTCACGGCACAAGGGAACAAGAATGACGGAAAGAAATCTGGATTTGTAATCCATAACTGCATGTTAACAACCGCCCCGCGGGCACGGGCACCAGGAAGCAAAAACGAGTTTAATGGTGCATATCTTGGGCGGCCATGGACCTCCTTGTCCACAGTGATTGTGATGCAGTCATTCTTGGACAGCTTCATTAACCCTGCTGGATGGCTTGAGTGGCCCGGCCATTCCACATCCACAGTTACTTATCGTGAGTATCTGAACTCGGGACCGGGCGCAGCCACAGGCGGTCGAGTTCCATGGCCAGGATACAAAGTTCTCAGCCAACCCAGCGATGCCATGCCGTTCACTGTTGGCCAGTTTATTGTAGGG